The Rhodocytophaga rosea genome has a segment encoding these proteins:
- a CDS encoding sacsin N-terminal ATP-binding-like domain-containing protein — MLISSKTIVEALFQKHHTYYRGIGIETIKQQAGQVEQVSADYQGRVIFELLQNAFDKAEQSILVTVKDNNLFIANDGVAFTYQSNYDYVNGTSQRADFQSLCSISTSTKDANISIGNKGVGFKSVFSIAAHGYADIHTQGKVIQGNRQDITMPISFRIYDSFKNLAGLPEQLPEELKEGLIKQIKQLQCERKERGVPGYYYPVLLQEQEEYIHYLFSQGFVTIIQIPFAENTAREIAGLFEEIKNIHFQFVQLRIPKEINISFDFEEKPELCFQQTINTSIDHSSIVSCPLKEEIKKLAKAANINIYNPQVAIHLKNTEQQLEEGSEGLLYNYLPTKVKSPFRYVDFHADFHTTVDRKSINFEGKVGEYNRALLKGCLELYFAYLNSYIDEASRVKFDNFYWVEVSEVYQRPLEDFNWQYLDTIQATDIIYHTVRAILNIWDNNYKTASKFISSIAKKYFNQTEFLDSNDYNQFYEKCISFIYTYSRNYGGLWEWPRNFKLQLAEQLKMLDARIIPSEAGNSCSINDEIIYREQKLDRSQSFIPSFLAINITSYKIEDEGFRKALGIKEFTDRNEVLKYYRQVSPSGKFHGPENQLTETQQKDLLRSISTLMGKTDENIASTHRYNGFINRNNIDNTPANLADFSISTIFLKTKTGKYKPAQLCNSYELDQGFLPRMPENIKLNTFLKYLGVSYHNNYYFVDKPIWDVLQDGLDYIPALWQEEKTQESHLRHTKILEDIHIISHGKPVHPALINDNDYPFLVRLKIQEFSEEAQPLLIKRYEVFPKEYLSLLIAACKKSLKCKEHLIRFYQNIFEPLHQHLKEYLIIKNGELSFTASTNFYVVNNQQDFRLVENLDILVLCYYKSKLEIESYQFEGKLLELEEGEIIAHSNVDITDIFQKDILPKVFYILTEISLSKLSDTDFFESPERITQLSKKLSNFKFYEADSLRREINIGAIKKFSENRLYDFTEDALVVCKSISSNIRAQAIAKSIFNNSSIAKTIELILFHKNEKDLKNEYLDQIEAWEHIFKRHWITNYEEKFTIFSQRILHQFDCEDFLSDHLWFRYNSTHQSECITKIYTANKLHTLQAAISTEKQHFEDGIFSDFDLEIDYDMYNDQLARLDLILRSYKGATADGLKAKLKDLTGKIGIEDKLKGLENEIRNMFPDAFSANISSDTIKSISKEITIQSKVERIYQNISKSSTKSIASFETGQNIVVNSIPVKTKKVIYQGKELPSNEFEAIGTYGEEEVVSFLIKYFLQIKNTEFRKEALYEVNNLILTQLRKDDETHQKHTELYKACLKYISDDTELAKALIPFYYITLHYQYAFIDIVAWFENKAVLVEVKSTQNQENPSFKISNSEVNEAMEHENYMIVRVTPNKIIFLGNPIYEIKEKLTRIEGSNFTIQPHGYTFTFRD; from the coding sequence ATGTTAATTTCTTCTAAAACTATTGTTGAAGCCCTTTTTCAAAAGCATCATACATATTATAGAGGTATTGGAATTGAAACGATTAAACAGCAGGCAGGCCAGGTAGAACAGGTAAGTGCCGATTACCAGGGTAGGGTAATTTTTGAGTTATTGCAAAATGCTTTTGATAAAGCAGAGCAATCAATCCTGGTAACGGTAAAAGATAACAATCTCTTTATCGCCAATGATGGTGTTGCATTTACCTATCAAAGTAACTATGATTATGTCAATGGCACTTCCCAACGTGCCGATTTTCAGTCATTATGCTCTATATCTACTTCCACCAAAGATGCCAATATTAGTATCGGGAATAAAGGTGTAGGTTTCAAATCCGTTTTTTCCATTGCTGCACATGGGTATGCAGATATTCATACGCAAGGAAAAGTAATACAAGGCAATAGGCAGGATATAACAATGCCCATCAGCTTTCGGATATACGACTCTTTTAAAAACTTAGCAGGCTTACCAGAACAGTTGCCAGAGGAACTAAAAGAAGGCTTAATCAAGCAAATAAAGCAACTCCAATGCGAACGCAAAGAGCGAGGAGTGCCAGGATATTATTATCCGGTATTATTGCAGGAACAGGAAGAATATATTCATTATTTATTCAGTCAAGGATTTGTTACGATAATACAAATCCCGTTTGCAGAGAACACAGCTAGAGAAATAGCAGGTCTTTTTGAAGAGATTAAAAATATTCATTTTCAATTCGTACAGCTTAGGATTCCAAAAGAAATAAATATTTCTTTTGATTTTGAGGAAAAGCCTGAGTTGTGTTTTCAACAGACGATAAACACCTCCATTGATCATTCCTCCATTGTATCTTGCCCGTTAAAGGAGGAGATAAAAAAACTGGCAAAAGCGGCAAATATTAATATCTACAACCCACAAGTAGCCATCCATCTGAAAAATACAGAACAACAACTTGAAGAAGGTTCAGAAGGGTTATTATATAATTATCTGCCTACCAAAGTAAAGTCGCCTTTTAGGTATGTAGATTTTCATGCTGATTTTCATACTACTGTAGACAGAAAATCTATCAATTTTGAAGGAAAAGTAGGTGAATATAACAGAGCCTTACTCAAGGGATGTTTAGAATTATATTTTGCTTACCTCAATAGCTACATTGATGAAGCGAGTAGGGTAAAGTTTGATAATTTCTATTGGGTTGAGGTTTCGGAAGTTTATCAAAGACCATTAGAAGATTTTAATTGGCAATATTTAGATACAATACAAGCAACTGATATAATTTATCACACTGTTAGAGCAATATTAAATATATGGGATAATAATTATAAAACGGCTTCCAAATTCATTTCCAGTATAGCTAAGAAATATTTTAATCAAACTGAATTTCTAGATTCAAATGATTACAACCAGTTTTATGAAAAATGTATCTCGTTCATCTATACCTATTCAAGGAATTATGGTGGCTTATGGGAATGGCCGAGAAATTTCAAGCTGCAATTAGCTGAGCAGTTGAAAATGCTGGATGCCCGGATTATCCCTTCCGAAGCCGGTAACTCCTGCTCAATTAACGATGAAATAATTTATAGGGAACAAAAATTGGATCGCTCTCAAAGTTTTATTCCCTCTTTTTTAGCTATCAATATTACCAGTTATAAAATAGAAGATGAGGGTTTTAGAAAAGCTTTAGGAATAAAAGAATTTACTGACAGAAATGAAGTACTCAAATATTACCGGCAAGTTTCTCCATCCGGCAAGTTTCATGGTCCGGAAAATCAATTAACCGAAACACAGCAAAAGGATCTTTTACGTAGTATTAGTACCTTAATGGGTAAAACAGATGAAAATATAGCTTCTACGCACCGATATAATGGTTTTATAAATAGAAATAACATTGACAACACGCCTGCTAATCTGGCAGATTTCAGCATTTCAACAATATTTCTTAAAACAAAGACAGGTAAATACAAACCCGCGCAGCTTTGTAATTCTTACGAGTTGGATCAAGGTTTTCTACCCCGAATGCCTGAAAATATAAAGTTGAATACTTTCCTGAAATATCTAGGAGTTTCCTATCATAACAATTACTATTTTGTAGATAAGCCTATTTGGGATGTATTGCAGGATGGCCTGGATTATATTCCAGCATTATGGCAAGAAGAAAAGACACAGGAGAGCCATTTAAGACACACTAAAATTTTAGAAGATATACACATTATATCTCACGGAAAACCTGTTCATCCCGCACTTATTAATGATAATGATTATCCGTTTCTGGTAAGATTAAAGATTCAAGAATTTAGTGAAGAAGCTCAACCATTGCTGATAAAACGATACGAAGTTTTTCCAAAAGAGTATTTGTCACTGCTTATTGCTGCATGTAAAAAGAGTTTAAAATGTAAGGAGCATTTAATCAGGTTCTACCAAAACATTTTTGAGCCTTTACATCAGCATCTTAAAGAATACCTTATCATAAAAAATGGAGAACTGTCATTTACAGCATCAACCAATTTTTATGTGGTGAATAATCAGCAAGATTTTCGTTTAGTTGAAAATTTAGATATACTGGTTCTTTGTTACTATAAAAGTAAACTTGAAATTGAAAGTTATCAGTTTGAAGGGAAACTTCTTGAGTTAGAAGAAGGAGAAATTATAGCTCATTCTAATGTAGATATTACTGACATTTTTCAAAAAGACATATTACCTAAAGTTTTCTATATACTGACAGAAATATCCCTTAGCAAACTTTCCGATACGGACTTCTTTGAGTCTCCTGAAAGAATTACGCAACTTTCCAAAAAGCTTTCAAACTTCAAGTTTTATGAAGCAGATAGTTTGAGGAGAGAAATTAATATAGGCGCAATCAAGAAATTTTCAGAAAATAGACTCTATGATTTTACTGAAGATGCCTTAGTTGTTTGTAAAAGCATATCTAGTAATATTCGAGCGCAAGCCATAGCCAAAAGTATTTTTAACAATAGCAGTATCGCAAAAACTATAGAGCTGATACTATTTCACAAAAATGAGAAAGATCTTAAAAATGAGTATTTGGATCAAATTGAGGCTTGGGAGCATATATTTAAAAGGCACTGGATTACTAATTACGAAGAGAAGTTTACAATTTTTTCCCAAAGGATACTGCACCAGTTTGATTGTGAAGATTTTTTATCAGATCACTTATGGTTTAGGTATAATTCCACTCATCAAAGCGAATGTATAACAAAAATATATACCGCTAATAAGTTACATACTTTACAGGCGGCAATTTCTACAGAGAAACAGCATTTCGAGGATGGCATATTCTCGGATTTTGACCTTGAAATTGATTATGATATGTATAATGATCAATTAGCACGGCTGGATTTAATATTGCGTAGTTATAAAGGTGCAACAGCAGATGGATTGAAAGCCAAATTAAAAGACCTAACAGGGAAAATAGGAATAGAGGATAAGTTAAAAGGCTTGGAAAATGAAATAAGGAATATGTTTCCAGATGCTTTTTCTGCTAATATCTCCAGTGATACAATTAAATCAATATCCAAGGAAATTACTATACAATCTAAGGTAGAAAGGATTTATCAAAATATAAGTAAAAGTTCAACTAAAAGTATTGCAAGTTTTGAAACTGGCCAAAATATAGTTGTTAATTCCATACCTGTCAAAACAAAGAAAGTAATATATCAGGGCAAAGAATTACCTTCTAATGAATTTGAAGCGATTGGCACATACGGAGAGGAAGAAGTAGTCAGTTTTTTGATTAAGTATTTTCTTCAGATTAAAAATACTGAATTCAGAAAAGAAGCCCTTTATGAAGTTAATAATTTGATATTAACGCAATTACGTAAAGATGATGAAACCCATCAAAAGCATACTGAATTGTATAAAGCTTGTCTGAAATATATAAGCGATGACACAGAACTGGCAAAAGCGTTGATTCCATTTTATTATATAACTCTGCATTACCAGTACGCTTTTATTGATATAGTTGCTTGGTTTGAAAATAAGGCGGTTTTAGTAGAAGTTAAATCAACTCAGAATCAAGAAAATCCTAGTTTTAAAATTTCAAATAGTGAGGTGAATGAAGCTATGGAACATGAGAATTATATGATAGTGCGGGTTACACCTAATAAAATAATTTTCCTTGGGAATCCGATTTACGAGATAAAAGAAAAGCTAACAAGGATTGAAGGAAGTAATTTCACAATCCAACCCCATGGTTACACTTTTACATTCAGAGATTAA
- the traN gene encoding conjugative transposon protein TraN, protein MKQYLIGCILCSSWVNLPAQQLSATSDSYVEKGEISVGKDSIVPAVSNTMPYLLPISEKAIRASYPLETSYGKTTHIIFPSRIIYLDIGSDGVIADKADPSDNVLRIKANVKGFEQTTLVVITEEGKYYPFLVEYNDDPRLLNINMAGNTEQDVFYAQQTGSIRSTTPEGIIVANQHLSADEVQDLSEKILHRKRFIRNVGTMKMRMSFMLTGVYVYQKTLFLQITFENRSEIDYDIDFFKFFLKDRDVTRRMAYQETEIPAVNQYPAANIRVPHQGSLTLVFAMPMATYGEDKVMEVQVYENKGGRHLRFELDSDVIIRAKGL, encoded by the coding sequence ATGAAACAGTATTTAATTGGCTGCATCCTGTGTAGTAGCTGGGTAAATCTCCCTGCGCAACAGTTGTCTGCAACGTCAGATAGTTATGTAGAAAAAGGGGAAATATCGGTAGGAAAGGATTCTATTGTACCTGCTGTTTCCAATACTATGCCCTACCTCCTTCCCATTTCGGAAAAAGCAATCCGGGCCAGTTATCCGCTTGAAACTTCGTATGGAAAAACTACCCATATTATTTTCCCTTCCAGGATCATTTATTTAGACATTGGATCAGATGGGGTAATTGCCGATAAAGCAGATCCATCCGACAATGTACTGCGCATTAAGGCCAATGTGAAAGGCTTTGAACAAACCACTCTGGTAGTAATTACAGAAGAGGGCAAGTACTATCCTTTTCTGGTAGAGTATAATGATGATCCCAGGCTGCTCAACATCAATATGGCTGGAAATACTGAGCAGGATGTATTTTATGCACAGCAAACAGGTTCTATCCGGTCCACAACACCTGAAGGAATTATAGTAGCAAATCAACATTTATCTGCGGATGAGGTACAGGATTTGTCAGAGAAGATTCTTCACCGCAAACGCTTTATCCGCAATGTGGGCACAATGAAAATGCGGATGTCTTTTATGCTAACAGGCGTATATGTCTATCAAAAGACACTTTTCTTGCAAATCACTTTTGAGAATCGCTCGGAGATAGACTATGATATTGACTTTTTTAAGTTTTTCCTCAAGGACCGGGATGTAACGAGACGAATGGCTTATCAGGAAACGGAGATTCCTGCTGTTAACCAGTATCCAGCAGCTAATATCAGAGTGCCTCATCAGGGAAGTTTGACATTAGTATTCGCGATGCCTATGGCAACCTACGGCGAAGATAAAGTAATGGAAGTGCAGGTCTATGAAAATAAGGGTGGCCGCCATTTACGCTTTGAACTGGATTCTGATGTCATTATTCGTGCGAAAGGCTTATGA
- a CDS encoding type I restriction endonuclease subunit R: MVTLLHSEINSIQMHSQTNEQALEATIEKCLTGTSLEEQKEQGISLNNVAERAAIYRGGNGYYIGLPGDFNVKYAIDENRFWHFLETTQKDELAKLQKQSDWKLKVLERLDRMIKKYGIVRLLRKGLEVEDAHFTLLYVLPLASSSDSIKKNFESNEFSVTRQVRYSLSNPGEEIDMVLFVNGLPFATMELKNHWTGQNAKVHGQNQYKFKRDITQSLLNFGRCIVHFAVDTDEVYMTTKLDGANTFFLPFNLGHNFGKGNPPNPFGHKTAYLWDEVLIRQSVANIIQHFVRFDGKETDPLSKKNLYFPRYHQLNVVRKLIADASKKGVGQTYLIQHSAGSGKSNSITWAAYQLIETYPENNTVPGSKGISNPLFDSVIVVTDRRLLDKQLRENIKEFSEVKNIVAPAYSSKELKENLEGGKRIIITTIQKFPFIVDGIADLSDKRFAVIIDEAHSSQSGSASDNMNRAMGNNSDEEEDPDPQDKILDVMRSRKMRGNASYLAFTATPKNTTLEKFGVKQADGDFKPFHLYSMKQAIEEGFILDVLANYTTYKSYYEIAKSIEDNPLFDTVKAQKKLRAFVERNPDTIATKAEIMLDHFITQVVNTKKLKGKAKAMVVTQSIESAIHYYFALRKHLEGRGNPFRIAVAFSGKKKVNGIEYSEDDINNFPPHLDKDKPTDPGYISDKIARYFNMDEYRILVVANKYLTGFDQPKLTSMYVDKKLQGVLAVQALSRLNRSADKLGKKTEDLFVLDFFNSTEEIKKSFDPYYTSTTLSKATDVNVLHELKTTMDEVGVYEWLEVENFVEKYFSGVNAQELSPIIDIAADRFNSGLELDDKQKADFKIKAKQFVKIYGQMASIIPYEVVRWEKLFWFLKFLIPKLIITDPTKDTLDKLLDSVDLSTYGLERVKLNAAIGLDASETELDPQNPNPRGVHGDESVADPLDLIIKSFNERWFQGWEATPEEQRVKFVNLAQSMRSHPDFKEKYAENPDAQNRDIAFMKIFDEVIAKHRKNELDLYRLISKDDAFKMAMQDTLKRILGS, from the coding sequence ATGGTTACACTTTTACATTCAGAGATTAACAGTATCCAGATGCATAGCCAGACCAATGAACAAGCTCTTGAAGCAACAATTGAAAAATGTCTTACCGGCACCAGCCTAGAAGAACAAAAAGAACAAGGCATATCTCTGAACAATGTGGCCGAAAGGGCAGCTATATACCGTGGAGGTAATGGTTACTACATTGGATTGCCAGGAGATTTTAATGTAAAATACGCCATAGATGAAAATCGCTTCTGGCATTTTCTGGAAACTACTCAAAAAGACGAACTGGCCAAATTGCAGAAGCAAAGTGACTGGAAGTTAAAAGTTCTGGAACGGCTGGACCGGATGATTAAAAAATATGGGATTGTCCGCCTGTTGAGGAAAGGTCTGGAAGTGGAAGATGCACATTTTACCCTGCTTTATGTATTGCCCCTGGCCAGTAGCAGCGATAGCATTAAAAAGAATTTTGAAAGCAACGAATTTAGTGTTACCCGCCAGGTGCGTTATTCTTTGAGCAATCCGGGCGAAGAAATTGATATGGTGCTTTTTGTAAATGGACTGCCATTCGCTACTATGGAACTAAAGAACCATTGGACAGGTCAAAATGCCAAAGTGCATGGGCAAAATCAATACAAATTCAAAAGAGATATAACACAATCACTTCTCAATTTTGGGCGTTGCATCGTACATTTTGCCGTAGATACCGACGAGGTGTATATGACTACCAAACTTGATGGAGCCAACACCTTCTTTTTGCCTTTTAATCTGGGACATAACTTTGGTAAAGGGAACCCACCCAATCCATTCGGCCACAAAACAGCATACTTATGGGATGAGGTATTAATCCGTCAAAGTGTGGCTAATATTATCCAGCACTTTGTTCGCTTCGATGGCAAAGAAACCGATCCGTTAAGCAAAAAAAACTTATACTTTCCACGCTACCACCAGCTGAATGTGGTACGGAAACTCATAGCTGATGCCAGTAAAAAAGGAGTTGGGCAAACCTATTTAATTCAGCATTCAGCTGGTTCAGGCAAATCCAATTCCATCACATGGGCAGCTTACCAGCTGATAGAAACTTATCCTGAAAATAATACCGTGCCCGGAAGCAAAGGTATATCGAATCCTTTGTTTGATTCAGTGATTGTGGTAACCGACAGAAGGTTACTGGACAAACAGTTACGGGAAAATATCAAAGAATTTTCAGAGGTTAAAAATATCGTTGCTCCTGCGTATTCATCCAAAGAGTTGAAAGAAAACCTGGAAGGTGGGAAACGTATTATCATTACCACCATTCAAAAGTTTCCTTTTATTGTTGATGGTATTGCTGATTTAAGTGATAAACGCTTTGCCGTTATTATTGATGAAGCTCACAGCAGCCAGAGTGGCTCGGCATCCGATAATATGAACCGGGCGATGGGCAACAACAGTGACGAAGAAGAAGACCCAGACCCACAGGATAAAATTCTGGATGTAATGCGTTCGCGTAAAATGCGGGGCAATGCTTCTTATTTAGCCTTCACAGCAACACCAAAGAATACTACCCTGGAAAAATTTGGGGTCAAACAAGCAGATGGTGATTTTAAACCCTTTCATTTGTATTCCATGAAGCAAGCCATCGAAGAAGGATTTATTCTCGATGTTCTGGCCAATTATACCACTTACAAAAGCTATTATGAAATAGCAAAATCCATAGAAGATAATCCACTATTTGATACGGTAAAAGCTCAGAAGAAATTACGGGCTTTTGTAGAACGTAATCCGGATACAATTGCCACGAAAGCTGAAATTATGCTTGATCATTTTATTACCCAAGTGGTCAATACAAAAAAGCTTAAAGGGAAAGCCAAAGCAATGGTTGTTACACAAAGTATCGAATCGGCTATCCATTATTATTTCGCACTCCGTAAACATTTAGAAGGTAGAGGGAATCCCTTTAGAATTGCAGTTGCTTTTTCTGGTAAGAAAAAGGTAAATGGTATTGAATATTCTGAAGATGATATTAACAATTTTCCACCACATTTAGACAAAGATAAACCAACAGATCCCGGATATATATCCGATAAAATAGCCCGCTATTTTAATATGGATGAATACCGTATATTAGTAGTTGCCAATAAATACCTGACTGGCTTTGATCAGCCCAAATTAACTTCTATGTATGTTGATAAGAAATTGCAAGGAGTATTGGCAGTCCAGGCATTATCCCGATTAAACCGTTCAGCTGACAAACTAGGGAAGAAAACCGAAGATTTATTTGTACTGGATTTCTTCAATTCTACTGAGGAAATAAAGAAATCTTTCGACCCATATTACACTTCTACTACTTTAAGCAAAGCTACTGATGTTAATGTACTGCATGAATTGAAGACTACCATGGATGAAGTAGGAGTATATGAGTGGTTGGAAGTAGAAAATTTTGTAGAAAAGTATTTCAGTGGTGTAAATGCACAGGAATTAAGCCCTATTATTGATATAGCTGCTGACCGTTTTAATTCGGGATTAGAATTGGACGATAAGCAAAAAGCCGATTTTAAGATCAAAGCCAAACAATTTGTAAAAATATATGGACAGATGGCTTCTATCATACCCTATGAAGTAGTGAGATGGGAAAAGTTATTCTGGTTCTTAAAATTTCTTATTCCCAAACTTATCATTACCGATCCTACAAAAGATACATTAGATAAATTATTAGACTCTGTTGACCTTTCAACCTATGGTTTAGAACGCGTGAAGTTGAATGCAGCCATAGGTTTGGATGCCTCAGAAACAGAACTTGACCCACAAAATCCAAATCCCCGGGGGGTGCATGGTGATGAATCAGTTGCAGATCCATTGGATTTAATAATCAAAAGCTTCAATGAACGGTGGTTTCAGGGATGGGAAGCAACACCTGAAGAACAAAGGGTAAAATTTGTGAACCTGGCTCAAAGTATGAGATCCCACCCGGACTTTAAGGAGAAATATGCCGAGAATCCTGATGCCCAGAACAGGGATATCGCTTTCATGAAAATATTTGATGAAGTAATCGCTAAACACCGCAAAAACGAACTCGACTTGTACAGGTTAATTTCTAAAGACGATGCTTTTAAAATGGCTATGCAAGATACTTTGAAGAGGATATTAGGTTCGTAA
- a CDS encoding conjugal transfer protein TraO yields the protein MGQIHQPGQRFIEAGTGLLESGQVRKTANAGYWFRVSLGKYGKKEGVYGIGLLMQRKYYQPVEELLAVNQYFLEGTFAPKSFATADRLFYLNPVAGVLIGYEGIHSGKAFSTDSAAVNPNRFLVGFTGGLAGEWNMTSKTAFILFARATYLPSSAIERFHFQYGIGIRFNYFKD from the coding sequence ATGGGGCAAATCCATCAACCTGGCCAACGGTTCATTGAAGCCGGAACTGGTTTACTAGAAAGTGGACAAGTTAGAAAAACGGCTAACGCCGGATATTGGTTTAGAGTTAGTCTGGGGAAATATGGCAAGAAGGAAGGAGTATATGGAATTGGCTTGCTGATGCAAAGGAAATATTATCAGCCGGTAGAAGAGCTTCTGGCTGTTAATCAATACTTCCTGGAAGGCACTTTTGCTCCCAAATCTTTTGCAACTGCTGACCGGCTGTTTTACTTAAATCCTGTAGCAGGTGTATTAATAGGCTATGAAGGAATCCACTCTGGTAAGGCATTTTCTACAGACTCTGCTGCTGTGAATCCCAATAGATTCCTGGTTGGTTTTACCGGAGGATTAGCCGGAGAATGGAATATGACAAGTAAGACGGCTTTCATTCTATTTGCCCGGGCTACCTACTTACCTTCATCGGCTATTGAACGCTTTCATTTTCAGTATGGAATAGGTATCCGGTTTAATTATTTTAAAGACTAA
- a CDS encoding phospholipase D-like domain-containing protein — MATIDADFLFDNNLIAEVENLIRSAETKLLLVSPYIDLDSRIQDALREKKERHDFSIQVLFGKNEDNIYRSIKRNSIEFLKDFPNIEIRYNDRLHAKFYMNDYDFILTSLNLYDFSLAKNIEVGIKVNYAYKGILNKALGTPDALLSQGVDKIKENVFGMGKELDPIEKFGTIFNNSVLKYKTQPKISAKSGFVGVFGGKKLDGYEVAVNDLDAKSEEKNNYPVKRNDEISVSKSASLEYSTVKFLSASQISKLLGVAQPEIISFMQGKGLIIKDRITPFGVSKGLILKKYMGQEYIGYPENLEELKELRK, encoded by the coding sequence ATGGCAACCATAGATGCGGATTTTCTTTTTGATAACAATTTAATTGCTGAGGTAGAGAATTTGATTCGCTCAGCAGAAACTAAATTATTATTAGTCTCTCCTTACATTGATTTAGATAGTCGCATTCAAGATGCATTAAGGGAAAAGAAAGAACGCCATGATTTTTCTATACAAGTGCTTTTTGGAAAGAATGAAGATAATATCTACAGAAGTATCAAAAGAAATAGTATTGAATTTCTGAAAGATTTCCCCAACATTGAGATAAGATATAATGACCGACTTCATGCTAAATTTTACATGAATGATTATGATTTTATCCTTACAAGCTTGAATCTATATGACTTTTCATTAGCTAAAAACATAGAAGTAGGGATTAAAGTTAATTATGCCTATAAAGGCATACTGAACAAAGCTTTAGGTACTCCTGATGCACTCCTATCACAGGGCGTTGATAAAATAAAGGAAAATGTATTTGGCATGGGCAAAGAGTTAGATCCCATTGAAAAATTTGGAACAATTTTCAATAACTCAGTTTTAAAATACAAAACACAACCAAAGATTAGTGCAAAAAGTGGATTTGTTGGAGTTTTTGGAGGAAAAAAACTAGATGGATATGAAGTAGCGGTTAATGACCTTGATGCAAAATCTGAAGAAAAAAATAATTACCCAGTAAAAAGGAATGATGAAATAAGTGTGTCCAAATCAGCAAGTTTGGAGTACTCAACAGTTAAGTTTTTATCCGCCTCTCAGATAAGCAAACTTTTAGGTGTAGCCCAACCGGAAATAATCAGCTTTATGCAAGGAAAAGGTCTTATAATTAAGGATAGAATAACTCCTTTTGGTGTTTCTAAAGGATTAATTCTTAAAAAGTACATGGGTCAAGAGTATATTGGTTATCCTGAAAACCTTGAAGAGCTTAAAGAATTAAGAAAATAA